In Aurantimicrobium minutum, the following proteins share a genomic window:
- a CDS encoding succinate dehydrogenase iron-sulfur subunit, producing MATAVATQAAVPEVQAFNITLIIRRFLPEVDEEARWESFDVEVYSTDRILDALHKIKWDQDGSLSFRRSCAHGICGSDAMRINGRNRLACKTLIKDLDISQPIYVEAIKGLPLEKDLIVDMEPFFAAYREVKPFLISNTTPEAGKERRQSIEDRERFDDTTKCILCAACTTSCPVFWTDGQYFGPAAIVNAHRFIFDSRDDAAEVRLDILNDKEGVWRCRTTFNCTDACPRGIQVTQAIADVKQAVLRGKP from the coding sequence ATGGCTACCGCAGTCGCAACACAGGCAGCAGTACCCGAGGTACAGGCCTTCAACATCACCTTGATCATTCGTCGCTTCCTTCCCGAAGTTGATGAAGAGGCTCGTTGGGAATCATTCGACGTAGAGGTCTACTCAACTGACCGTATTCTTGATGCTCTTCACAAGATCAAGTGGGATCAGGATGGTTCACTCTCGTTCCGTCGTTCCTGCGCTCACGGTATTTGTGGCTCTGATGCAATGCGTATCAACGGACGCAACCGTCTGGCTTGCAAGACCCTGATCAAGGATCTCGACATTTCGCAGCCCATCTATGTTGAGGCCATCAAGGGTCTGCCCTTGGAGAAGGACCTCATCGTTGACATGGAGCCTTTCTTCGCTGCCTACCGCGAAGTCAAGCCCTTCCTCATCTCTAACACCACCCCTGAGGCTGGTAAGGAACGTCGCCAGAGTATTGAGGACCGCGAGCGCTTCGATGACACCACCAAGTGCATCTTGTGCGCAGCCTGCACCACAAGCTGCCCCGTGTTCTGGACTGATGGTCAGTACTTTGGTCCTGCCGCCATCGTAAATGCACACCGCTTCATCTTTGACTCTCGTGATGATGCTGCAGAAGTTCGTCTCGACATCCTCAACGACAAAGAGGGCGTGTGGCGTTGCCGCACCACCTTCAACTGCACCGACG